ATGAGGAGGAAAAGGATTCATCCAGGCACCTCACACCTCTACAGAAGCTAACATTTGATATGTGTCATGATGAAAAAACAATCAAAGAGCTGAATGCAGGAAGAAGGGTTGGATTCTATAAAGTCTGTGTTGAGATCGGGTGTGGAAACTTCTCCAAAGTCAAACTGGCTTACCATGTCCTTACCAAGGGTAGGTAAGATATATGTTAAAACTAAAATGGCAATACTTTTTGTTTAGTTGTACTGTagaatttatgattttttttttactaaatcaCTAAAAGAGAAAGGACATGCTATATTAAAGAAATTAGCAGGACTATGGgatatttgttttgtaaaaggggttgctgaattttttttttaatctgtcacACCAGACTTTTGCTGTTTCTTGGCTAAcgtctgaaaaataaatcttgtGGTTTTCCTTTAAGATTTTTTAGTTTCCAATGTAATAATCGAAAATCTGATGCTAAGTGCACTAATTAGTAACAACCACAACATTGTTGCTTCTCCTGCAGACAAAGTGGCTATCAAAATCCTGGATAAGGTCCGACTGGACCTACAGACTCAGAGGATGCTATTCAGAGAGATTTCCATAATGGAGCGCTTGTATCATCCAAACATGCTTCGACTCTATGAAGTGTTGGAGACACCCTGTCGATTATACCTGGTGCTGGAATATGCCGGAGGAGGAGACTTGCATGCCAAGATCAGCTCTCAGGGAAAACTTGATGATCTTGAAAGCAAGCTTGTTTTTGCCCAGATCCTGTCTGCAGTAAAGTATATGGTCAGTTTTGTAGCATTTAGAGGAATTATGCAGACGCATTTGAATTTTACATCCAATGATTAGAGCACAACACAAACCTTACAGTCAACTAGTAGACTCAAGACATGTCTGAGTATGAGGaaaacacactatatggacaaaagtttgtggatacctaACCATAAATTCGTATGTACTTTTCAAACATcccatttttacatttagtccccatttgctgttaataccaccaccactgttctgggaaggtgtttcactagattttgaaatgtgcttatggagattgtgttcattcaaccacaaggacTTTAGTAAAGTTAGGTAATGTAGAGTGAGGGGGTCTGGGGTCACTGTTTCAATTCATGCCAATGCTATTCGGTAGAGCTGAAAGGGAGataggtcagagatctatagcaggactctcaagatcttccactccaatacATGTAAACCATCTtcatgtatcttcatggagctccttcttgcacaggggcattgtcatgctggaacaggtttgggtctccgcATTCAAATGCGGGAAAAATCTAATGCAACTGCaaccaaagacatcctatacaattgtgtgcctccaactttgtgcttagggaagaaccacatatggctgtaaaagataggtgtcccagtacttttgtccatatatgtaattatgtaaaatgCACTATACACTTTGTCACACTTTGACATTATTTATCTCAGTAACACTGTTTAAACACGATGTTCATCAATTAAAACAGATTTCTGGCAAATTGAATATCAACCAAATTCATTTTCCCCATGCAAAAATTGGCAATTACCAAAGTTCCCTACAGTGCATTTTCTTACAGTTTGCACCAAACATGTCTTACCCTTCAATCACACTCTACAGTGACAGTGactattttgtaaaaaattatttcagtgATTGTTTCAAGTGACATTTGAATTAAGATTTTCCCCAATGTTGTGCAAACACAAAAAGTCCTGTGATCCAATCTTATGATAAGTGGACCTATACTCATTGAGCACTTTATTATGAacactataaaaaaatgaataaggcATTTCTTTGCTGCAAAGAAAAAACTATTGACATATATATCTCACTATTGACACAAGGCAGGCTGGCTCTATAGATTAATTCTGTTGGAAAAATTTAGCAAAAATAGAGGTTAATCAGAGAGTCTTTAACTGTCCAGGTTGAGCCTGTGCCCACTTCAACATCAGATTACTGTTCTGGGCTGACAAAAGTGGAacatggtcttctgctgttCCAGCTTCAGGTTCTAATGagttgtgcattctgagatgcttttctgttcatcaAAATTGTAAACTTTGGTTATTGGACTTACTGTAGGCTTTCTGTCCGCCAATTAATGGATTTTACCGTATCGGGATAAATTCTGTAGATTCTAACTGGCCCATCTTTCATCAACGATCATGCCACACACAGTCACCACGTTTACATTTGGTAACTTATTTGGATGTGGTTTATGTGAATATTACCCAAAGCTGCTGGCCCATAACTACaagattttatgcattgcataACTACCACatggctgattagataattgAACGAATGAGGTGTACAAgggttcctaataaagtgctcTTTGAGTGTACAGAACATTTCTTCAATTCACCATTCGCAACTTTAGCTTTGACCAGCAATTAGTCCCCATGTGACATTTAACATGCAGAAATGGAAGAGCTTCTTACTGCAGTTTGATTTTATCCTGCCGTGTGTGGCCTCATTAAATGTGGATGGGCATTGGCTAGAAAACATAAAGCTTAAAAGGAAGAAGCAGAGTTTAGTGTTGGCTCTGGTGAAAGTATGAAGCTACTTAGCTTGATTTTCTAATAGAAAATCAAGTTTAAAGCCCAgcatgtaacaaaaaaataataaaatgtaagtgatgtatacatttaaaaaatatgaactCTTGAAACTGACAATCGTAAAGGTTGGTATATTTTTGCAATAGGCAAATTGCAGAAACATGATCTTTTATTTGCTAGAGTGAGCCACATTTAAGGATAGAGgcatattttcatgtttttggtgATATCTCTATATATGGTACATCATAcatattaattaatgtattattacttTATAGCATGATAACAACATCATCCATCGAGATCTTAAGGCAGAAAACATCCTTTTCACCAGCAACTTCTGTGTAAAGGTAGCTGACTTTGGCTTCAGCACAAACATCAGCAATCGCTGCCAAATGTTGGACACTTTCTGTGGATCCCCTTTATATGCAGCACCAGAGCTCTTCAAAGACGAGGCTTACATAGGGCCACCTGTAGACGTGTGGGCTATGGGGGTACTTCTTTTCTTCATGGTAACTGGCACCATGCCTTTCCGTGCTGACACTGTTCCTAAGCTGCGCCGCTGTGTATTACAAGGTGTTTATGTTCTTCCTATATGGGTGTCTGCTCCATGTCAGCGCCTGATCAGGGGCATCCTCAAAGCAGAGCCTATAGAGCGCTGTGGTCTGGATCAGATGCTGGGCTGCGAATGGCTACTCCCAGTGGAGATTCTGCGTCCCATTCATCACTTGAGCCAACTTAACCCTGTCCACTTGCTGAAGGTGCGGCAAGGATGGGCAGAGCAGAAAGAGCTGCATGCTGTTCTACAGAAACTTGGAGTCACAGAGGAGCATATTCTGAACAACCAGCACAAGAACTGTCGAAGCCCAATAACAGGTATCTATCGCATTGTACTTCATCGTGTCCAAAGGAAAAGGGGATCTGAGTGTCTGCCTTTAATCACAGGAGTAGTCAAAGACCCAAAGAGGGACAGTCTTCGTGCCTATAGGAATTTACGACACACCTCAAAGCTGTGTGTCATCTCTTAATAAACTCTGAAGTAAATGGATTTTACTTGTATTTCACAAGGTCTTTCTTGAAATGTTCTACTGTCAAAAGGCTGCCTGAAACCTGAACTGCACTTTATTGCAACtatgttacattttaaaatcttagTTATTTTATCAaatctgaaaaaatatattaatcataactgacaaaaaaaaggacgaaaaaaaaactaaaatggaGGTCTGTAAGAGGTccaataatttttgtttattcacaATTCACAAATCGGACACAATGCAAgatattaactttttttatatacactatgaCCTGTTTATCATTTATCATGTTCTTCTACAAAGTCATCTCATGTCAGATTACTAATAGTTCCACGTCTTTACCATGCACAATGCACAGGCCCCACTTTCACAACAGAAACGTAATAAACATAACATAATAAATGGTACAGAACAGGTCCTTCCTTTGGTGCTGGGTTTAAACTGTgttttcagcatttttatttaagaaatccTAATAAAATTGTGTATGGATTCTGTTAGACTGTGCATTAACATGTTCTTTTTACAACATTTGTTATATAGAAAGCAGTCCATACAAACAAAATCATGTGTGTTCTTTAAGTAATCAGCTAATTTGTCCATTAGAatgttttgtttagattttgccATTAGAGCTTTTCCATATTTATAGATGTTTGGTGACATTAGATACCATCGTAATATTAATGCCATTTACCTAACCATGTTAGCACTGCTTGCATgctaagatatatatatatatatatatatatatatatatatatatatatatatatatatatatatatatacagtacagactaaaagtttggacacaccttctcattcaaagagttttctttattttcatgactatgaaaattgtagattcacactgaaggcatcaaaactatgaattaacacgtggaattatatatggaattatatacataacaaaaaagtgtgaaacaactgaaaaatgtcatattgtaggttcttcaaagtagccaccttttgctttgattactgctttgcacactcttggcatactcttgatgagcttcaagaggtagtcacctgaaatggttttccaacagtcttgaaggagttccccgagagatgcttggcacttgttggcccttttgccttcactctgcggtccagctcacccctaaaccatctagATTGGGTTCAGGTAcggtgactgtggaggtcaggtcatctggcgcagcaccccatcactctccttcttggtcaaatagcccttgatgccttcagtgtgactctacaattttcatagtcatgaaaataaagaaaactctttgaatgagaaggtgtccaaacttttggtctgtactgtatatatatatatatatatatatatatatataacacttcACTGCATTGGGACTAAActggtaaataaatattttatagtgttttgcCTGTGACAGCTAACTAGGCTTAATTTTACATGACCTTCTCTCATAACTACTACATTTTGTAATTAGTTTTAGTTAGTGAAAACACATTACTGTAGTAAACATTACTAGTAGTTCCTTACAttgctaaaataataataactgaatAATAAGATAGAGATAAGAAGAGTTTAAGGTAGTGTATTAATTCTCAGACTAAAAAAGTGTAGGATGTTTGCACACTTTGATTGGGTGCCACAGATGGCCTACACTTCGTAACTGTATCACTACAGTTGTATATAGTAGGTTATGCAAGGACCAGAATATGTAAACAAAC
This Silurus meridionalis isolate SWU-2019-XX chromosome 15, ASM1480568v1, whole genome shotgun sequence DNA region includes the following protein-coding sequences:
- the nim1kb gene encoding serine/threonine-protein kinase NIM1 isoform X1, whose protein sequence is MQGFKGETTMPAMPNSHVPLHSLYSLTESLDYDPDNEEEKDSSRHLTPLQKLTFDMCHDEKTIKELNAGRRVGFYKVCVEIGCGNFSKVKLAYHVLTKDKVAIKILDKVRLDLQTQRMLFREISIMERLYHPNMLRLYEVLETPCRLYLVLEYAGGGDLHAKISSQGKLDDLESKLVFAQILSAVKYMHDNNIIHRDLKAENILFTSNFCVKVADFGFSTNISNRCQMLDTFCGSPLYAAPELFKDEAYIGPPVDVWAMGVLLFFMVTGTMPFRADTVPKLRRCVLQGVYVLPIWVSAPCQRLIRGILKAEPIERCGLDQMLGCEWLLPVEILRPIHHLSQLNPVHLLKVRQGWAEQKELHAVLQKLGVTEEHILNNQHKNCRSPITGIYRIVLHRVQRKRGSECLPLITGVVKDPKRDSLRAYRNLRHTSKLCVIS
- the nim1kb gene encoding serine/threonine-protein kinase NIM1 isoform X2, translating into MQEEGLDSIKSVLRSGVETSPKSNWLTMSLPRVDKVAIKILDKVRLDLQTQRMLFREISIMERLYHPNMLRLYEVLETPCRLYLVLEYAGGGDLHAKISSQGKLDDLESKLVFAQILSAVKYMHDNNIIHRDLKAENILFTSNFCVKVADFGFSTNISNRCQMLDTFCGSPLYAAPELFKDEAYIGPPVDVWAMGVLLFFMVTGTMPFRADTVPKLRRCVLQGVYVLPIWVSAPCQRLIRGILKAEPIERCGLDQMLGCEWLLPVEILRPIHHLSQLNPVHLLKVRQGWAEQKELHAVLQKLGVTEEHILNNQHKNCRSPITGIYRIVLHRVQRKRGSECLPLITGVVKDPKRDSLRAYRNLRHTSKLCVIS